In Thermus hydrothermalis, the DNA window CGGGGAAAAGGTAGAGGAGGGCGTCCAGCGCTTCCCGCCTCAGGCCCAAGCCCAGGTTCCAGGCCTCGGGCATGCGGGCGAGGCGGGCCTTTAGGGTGTGTTGCCCCGTGGGCGTTTCCACCACCACCTGGGCGGGTGGGGGCGGGGTTTGGAAGCGCCGGGCTGCCAGGAGGTAGCCCAGAAAGGAGAAGACCGAAAGGAGGATCAAAAGGGCGAAGGCCACCAAGGGGAAGAGGGGGCTTCGTTCCACGCTATCTCGGCCAAAGCTTCAGGGCCTCGCCCCCTACCCTGGCCCCGGGGGTGAGGCCCCGCCGGGCGAACCAGCCCCGGTTCACCTCGAGGGCCCCCTGGTACACCACCCCGGGGTAGTAGACGGGGCAGGGGTCGGCCTTGCAGGGCTCCATGTCCAGGATGCGCAGGATGACCCCCTGGCGGTCAAAGAAGGCGATGGAAAGGGGAATGAGCGTG includes these proteins:
- a CDS encoding DUF192 domain-containing protein encodes the protein MERSPLFPLVAFALLILLSVFSFLGYLLAARRFQTPPPPAQVVVETPTGQHTLKARLARMPEAWNLGLGLRREALDALLYLFPEATDAPFSTEGYRFGVTVAFLDGEGRVLKVARLRPGETYAPGTAYRGILEVREGLLELAPGDRVLR